One genomic region from Streptomyces sp. NBC_01431 encodes:
- the pdxT gene encoding pyridoxal 5'-phosphate synthase glutaminase subunit PdxT: protein MNTPVIGVLALQGDVREHLIALAAADAVARPVRRPEELADVDGLVIPGGESTTISKLAALFGMLEPLRERVRAGLPVYGTCAGLIMLADKILDPRSGQETIGGIEMIVRRNAFGRQNESFEATVEVSGVGPVEGVFIRAPWVESVGAETEVLAEHGGHIVAVRQGNALATSFHPELTGDHRMHALFVDMVRAAA from the coding sequence ATGAACACCCCAGTGATCGGTGTCCTGGCTCTCCAGGGCGACGTACGGGAGCACCTCATCGCCCTGGCCGCGGCGGACGCCGTGGCCAGGCCGGTCAGGCGTCCCGAGGAGCTCGCCGACGTGGACGGCCTGGTCATACCCGGCGGCGAGTCCACCACCATCTCCAAGCTGGCCGCGCTGTTCGGCATGCTGGAGCCGCTGCGCGAGAGGGTGCGGGCGGGCCTGCCCGTGTACGGCACCTGCGCCGGGCTGATCATGCTCGCCGACAAGATCCTCGACCCGCGCTCGGGCCAGGAGACCATCGGCGGCATCGAGATGATCGTCCGCCGCAACGCCTTCGGCCGCCAGAACGAGTCGTTCGAGGCGACCGTGGAGGTCTCCGGAGTGGGCCCCGTGGAGGGCGTGTTCATCCGCGCCCCCTGGGTCGAGTCCGTCGGCGCCGAGACCGAGGTGCTCGCCGAGCACGGCGGCCACATCGTCGCCGTACGCCAGGGAAACGCGCTGGCGACCTCGTTCCACCCCGAGCTGACGGGCGACCACCGCATGCACGCGCTGTTCGTGGACATGGTGCGCGCCGCCGCCTGA
- a CDS encoding elongation factor G-like protein EF-G2: protein MGDKANSHPGAAGRATAADHPSSVRNVVLVGHSGSGKTTLVEALALAAGAVNRAGRVEDGGTVSDYDEIEHRQQRSVQLSLVPVEWGGFKINILDTPGYADFVGELRAGLRAADAALFVVSAADGVDGSTRMVWDECAAVGMPRAIVVTHLEAARADFEAMTRICAEEFGGDDPDAVLPLYLPVHGAAGPDGHAPVTGLIGLLSQRVFDYASGERKETEPDAGQLPLIEEARNRLIEGIIAESEDETLMDRYLGGAEIDFTSLVADLERAVARGTFHPVLAAAPAADGAKQGLGTIELLELITGGFPTPLERPAPEITTPQGAARPAPACAVDGPLVAEVIKTSSDPYVGRVSLVRVFSGTLRPDETVHVSGHGMEDRGHQDHDVDERIGALSSPFGKQQRPLAKCVAGDIASVAKLTRAETGDTLSAKDDPLLMAPWDMPDPLLPLAIEAHSKADEDKLSQGLSRLVAEDPTMRLEQNPHTHQLVLWCLGEAHKDVALERLRSRYGVQVDAVPHKVSLRETFGAPSGGRGRHVKQSGGHGQFAICEIEVDPLPPGSGIEFVDKVVGGSVPRQFIPSVEKGVRAQAARGVAAGYPLVDVRVTLLDGKAHSVDSSDAAFQTAGSLALREAAAEARIHLLEPVAEVQVLVADDYVGPVMSDLSGRRGRVVGTEQASPGRTLVRAEVPEIEIGRYAVDLRSLSHGTGRFSRRYARHEPMPPQLTDKIRERAEEGR from the coding sequence ATGGGCGACAAGGCGAACTCACACCCCGGGGCCGCCGGCAGGGCTACGGCGGCCGACCACCCCTCATCCGTACGGAACGTGGTGCTGGTCGGCCACAGCGGATCCGGGAAGACCACCCTGGTGGAAGCGCTCGCGCTGGCGGCGGGGGCCGTCAACCGCGCGGGCCGGGTCGAGGACGGCGGGACCGTCTCCGACTACGACGAGATCGAGCACCGGCAGCAGCGCTCCGTACAGCTGTCGCTGGTCCCGGTCGAATGGGGCGGCTTCAAGATCAACATCTTGGACACCCCGGGATACGCCGACTTCGTCGGGGAACTCAGGGCCGGTCTGCGAGCGGCGGACGCGGCCCTTTTCGTCGTCTCGGCCGCGGACGGGGTCGACGGGTCGACCCGCATGGTCTGGGACGAGTGCGCGGCGGTCGGGATGCCGCGGGCGATCGTGGTCACGCATCTGGAGGCGGCCCGCGCCGACTTCGAGGCGATGACCCGGATCTGCGCCGAGGAGTTCGGCGGCGACGACCCCGACGCCGTGCTCCCGCTGTACCTGCCGGTGCACGGCGCGGCCGGGCCCGACGGGCACGCGCCGGTGACCGGCCTGATCGGGCTGCTCTCCCAGCGGGTCTTCGACTACGCCTCCGGCGAGCGCAAGGAGACCGAGCCCGACGCGGGGCAGCTCCCGCTGATCGAGGAGGCCCGCAACCGGCTCATCGAGGGGATCATCGCGGAGAGCGAGGACGAGACCCTCATGGACCGCTACCTCGGCGGCGCGGAGATCGATTTCACGTCACTGGTCGCGGACCTGGAGCGAGCGGTGGCGCGCGGCACCTTCCACCCCGTCCTGGCCGCCGCGCCCGCCGCCGACGGCGCCAAGCAGGGCCTGGGCACGATCGAACTGCTCGAACTGATCACCGGCGGCTTCCCGACCCCGCTGGAACGGCCCGCGCCCGAGATCACGACCCCGCAGGGCGCGGCCCGTCCGGCCCCGGCCTGCGCCGTCGACGGACCGCTGGTCGCCGAGGTGATCAAGACCTCCTCCGACCCGTACGTGGGCCGGGTCAGCCTGGTGCGGGTCTTCTCCGGCACCCTGCGCCCCGACGAGACGGTGCACGTGTCCGGCCACGGCATGGAGGACCGCGGCCACCAGGACCACGACGTCGACGAGCGGATCGGCGCCCTGTCCTCACCGTTCGGCAAGCAGCAGCGTCCGCTGGCCAAATGCGTGGCGGGCGACATCGCCTCGGTGGCGAAGCTGACCCGGGCCGAGACCGGGGACACGCTCTCCGCCAAGGACGATCCGCTGCTCATGGCGCCCTGGGACATGCCCGACCCGCTGCTGCCGCTGGCCATCGAGGCGCACAGCAAGGCCGACGAGGACAAGCTCTCGCAGGGGCTCTCGCGCCTCGTCGCCGAGGACCCGACGATGCGGCTCGAACAGAACCCGCACACCCACCAGTTGGTGCTGTGGTGTCTGGGCGAGGCGCACAAGGACGTCGCCCTTGAGCGGCTGCGCAGCAGGTACGGGGTCCAGGTCGACGCCGTACCGCACAAGGTGTCGCTGCGCGAGACGTTCGGCGCGCCGTCGGGCGGGCGGGGCCGGCACGTCAAGCAGTCCGGCGGGCACGGCCAGTTCGCGATCTGCGAGATCGAGGTGGATCCGCTGCCGCCGGGCAGCGGCATCGAGTTCGTGGACAAGGTGGTCGGCGGCTCGGTGCCGCGGCAGTTCATCCCGTCCGTCGAGAAGGGGGTACGGGCCCAGGCGGCGCGGGGGGTGGCGGCCGGGTATCCGCTGGTGGACGTGCGGGTCACGCTTCTGGATGGCAAGGCGCACTCGGTGGACTCCTCCGACGCGGCCTTCCAGACCGCGGGCTCCCTCGCACTGCGCGAGGCGGCCGCCGAGGCGCGCATCCACCTGCTCGAACCGGTCGCCGAGGTGCAGGTGCTCGTCGCCGACGACTACGTGGGTCCCGTGATGAGCGATCTGTCCGGGCGCCGGGGCCGGGTGGTCGGCACCGAACAGGCGAGCCCGGGGCGCACGCTGGTGCGCGCCGAGGTCCCGGAGATCGAGATCGGGCGGTACGCGGTGGACCTGAGGTCGCTGTCGCACGGCACCGGGCGGTTCAGCCGCAGGTACGCCCGGCACGAGCCGATGCCACCCCAGCTGACCGACAAAATCCGTGAACGGGCGGAAGAGGGACGTTAA
- the pgsA gene encoding phosphatidylinositol phosphate synthase, with protein MLNKYARAFFTRVLTPFAAFLLRRGVSPDAVTLIGTAGVMAGALVFFPRGEFFWGTIVITLFVFSDLIDGNMARQAGISSRWGAFLDSTLDRVADGAIFGGFALWYAGRGDDNALCAVAIFCLASGQVVSYTKARGEAIGLPVAVNGLVERAERLVISLVAAGLAGLHAFGVPGVQVLLPIALWIVAVGSLITLVQRVVTVRRESAEADAAAAGEAGA; from the coding sequence ATGCTGAACAAGTACGCGCGTGCATTCTTCACGCGTGTCCTCACGCCGTTCGCCGCATTTCTGCTCCGCCGCGGAGTCAGCCCCGACGCGGTGACCCTCATCGGTACGGCCGGAGTGATGGCGGGAGCGCTGGTCTTCTTCCCCCGCGGAGAGTTCTTCTGGGGCACGATCGTCATCACCCTGTTCGTCTTCTCCGACCTGATCGACGGCAACATGGCCCGCCAGGCCGGGATCTCCAGCCGCTGGGGCGCGTTCCTCGACTCCACGCTCGACCGGGTCGCCGACGGCGCGATCTTCGGTGGCTTCGCGCTCTGGTACGCCGGACGGGGAGACGACAACGCCCTGTGCGCCGTGGCCATCTTCTGCCTGGCCAGCGGCCAGGTGGTCTCGTACACCAAGGCGCGCGGCGAGGCCATCGGACTGCCCGTCGCGGTCAACGGCCTGGTGGAGCGCGCCGAGCGCCTCGTCATCTCGCTCGTCGCCGCGGGTCTGGCCGGACTCCACGCATTCGGCGTGCCGGGCGTCCAGGTGCTGCTTCCCATCGCCCTGTGGATCGTCGCCGTCGGCAGCCTCATCACGCTCGTCCAGCGGGTGGTGACGGTCCGCCGGGAATCCGCGGAGGCCGACGCCGCGGCGGCCGGTGAGGCGGGCGCATGA
- the ruvA gene encoding Holliday junction branch migration protein RuvA, which translates to MIAFVSGPVAALAPDTAVVEVGGIGMALQCTPNTLAELRVGQHAKLATSLVVREDSLTLYGFADDDEKQVFELLQTANGVGPRLAQAVLSVHTPNALRRAFATGDEKALTAVPGIGKKGAQKLLIELKDRLGAPVGNAPAAAAPVTAAWRDQLHAALIGLGYATREADEAVAAVEPQAEASDKPNVGALLKAALQSLNRAR; encoded by the coding sequence ATGATCGCCTTCGTCAGCGGCCCGGTCGCCGCCCTCGCTCCCGACACCGCGGTGGTCGAGGTCGGCGGCATCGGCATGGCCCTCCAGTGCACGCCCAACACACTGGCCGAACTGCGCGTCGGCCAGCACGCCAAACTCGCCACGTCCCTGGTCGTACGCGAGGACTCGCTGACCCTGTACGGCTTCGCGGACGACGACGAGAAGCAGGTCTTCGAACTGCTCCAGACCGCCAACGGGGTGGGCCCCCGGCTCGCCCAGGCGGTGCTCTCCGTGCACACCCCGAACGCGCTGCGCCGTGCGTTCGCCACCGGTGACGAGAAGGCGCTCACCGCGGTGCCCGGCATCGGCAAGAAGGGCGCCCAGAAGCTCCTCATCGAGCTGAAGGACCGGCTCGGCGCGCCCGTCGGGAACGCCCCGGCGGCAGCGGCGCCGGTCACCGCGGCCTGGCGGGACCAGCTGCACGCGGCTCTCATCGGGCTCGGCTACGCGACCCGGGAGGCCGACGAGGCGGTCGCCGCCGTCGAGCCGCAGGCCGAGGCCTCGGACAAGCCGAACGTCGGCGCCCTCCTGAAGGCCGCCCTGCAGAGCCTCAACCGCGCCCGCTGA
- the ruvC gene encoding crossover junction endodeoxyribonuclease RuvC: MRVLGVDPGLTRCGVGVVEGVAGRPLTMLGVGVVRTPADAELGHRLVAIERGIEEWLDAHRPEFVAVERVFSQHNVRTVMGTAQASAVAMLCASRRGIPVALHTPSEVKAAVTGSGRADKAQVGAMVTRLLRLDAPPRPADAADALALAICHIWRAPALNRLQQAHAQHSVRKVTR; encoded by the coding sequence GTGCGCGTACTCGGGGTGGACCCCGGACTGACGCGGTGTGGCGTGGGCGTCGTCGAAGGGGTGGCGGGCCGACCGCTCACCATGCTCGGTGTCGGTGTCGTACGGACCCCGGCGGACGCCGAGTTGGGCCACCGGCTCGTCGCCATCGAGCGCGGCATCGAGGAGTGGCTGGATGCCCACCGGCCCGAATTCGTCGCCGTGGAGCGGGTGTTCAGCCAGCACAACGTGCGCACCGTGATGGGCACCGCCCAAGCCAGCGCCGTCGCCATGCTATGCGCGTCCCGGCGCGGCATCCCCGTCGCCCTGCACACCCCCAGCGAGGTCAAGGCCGCCGTCACCGGAAGCGGCCGCGCCGACAAGGCGCAGGTCGGTGCCATGGTGACCCGGCTGCTCCGGCTGGACGCGCCGCCCAGACCGGCCGACGCGGCCGACGCCCTCGCTCTCGCCATCTGCCACATCTGGCGCGCCCCGGCCCTGAACAGGCTCCAACAGGCCCACGCCCAGCACTCCGTACGGAAGGTCACCCGATGA
- the yajC gene encoding preprotein translocase subunit YajC has product MSLVTLLPFIVLIGAMFLMTRSAKKKQQAAAAMRNEMQPGTGVRTIGGMYATVKEVGDETVLLEVAPGVHAVFAKNAIGAVLDDAEYNRIVHGDTEEELPAVPDDASSLTEAAEAEDTKDAKIDLGKKDEAADVAAPKDDKDGKADGGADAK; this is encoded by the coding sequence GTGAGTCTCGTGACCCTCCTCCCCTTCATCGTGCTCATCGGGGCCATGTTCCTGATGACCCGGTCCGCCAAGAAGAAGCAGCAGGCGGCCGCCGCCATGCGCAACGAGATGCAGCCCGGCACCGGTGTCCGCACCATCGGGGGCATGTACGCCACCGTCAAGGAAGTCGGCGACGAGACCGTGCTTCTCGAGGTGGCTCCCGGCGTCCACGCCGTCTTCGCCAAGAACGCCATCGGCGCCGTGCTTGACGACGCCGAGTACAACCGCATCGTGCACGGCGACACCGAAGAGGAGCTCCCGGCGGTGCCGGACGACGCCTCTTCGCTGACCGAGGCCGCCGAGGCCGAGGACACCAAGGACGCCAAGATCGACCTGGGCAAGAAGGACGAGGCGGCGGACGTCGCCGCGCCCAAGGACGACAAGGACGGCAAGGCCGACGGCGGGGCCGACGCGAAGTAG
- the pdxS gene encoding pyridoxal 5'-phosphate synthase lyase subunit PdxS, protein MSSTPSSTPQSDSPAIGTARVKRGMAEQLKGGVIMDVVNAEQAKIAEDAGAVAVMALERVPADIRKDGGVARMSDPNMIEEIIGAVSIPVMAKSRIGHFVEAQVLQSLGVDYIDESEVLTPADEVNHSDKFAFTTPFVCGATNLGEALRRIAEGAAMIRSKGEAGTGNVVEAVRHLRQIKNEIAKLRGFDNNELYAAAKELRAPYELVKEVSELGKLPVVLFSAGGVATPADAALMRQLGAEGVFVGSGIFKSGDPAKRAAAIVKATTFFDDPKIIADASRNLGEAMVGINCDTLPETERYANRGW, encoded by the coding sequence GTGTCCAGCACGCCTTCCAGCACCCCCCAGTCCGACAGCCCCGCGATCGGCACCGCCCGCGTCAAGCGCGGCATGGCCGAGCAGCTCAAGGGCGGCGTGATCATGGACGTGGTCAACGCCGAGCAGGCGAAGATCGCCGAGGACGCGGGCGCCGTCGCGGTCATGGCCCTGGAGCGGGTTCCGGCCGACATCCGCAAGGACGGCGGCGTGGCCCGGATGTCCGACCCGAACATGATCGAGGAGATCATCGGCGCGGTCTCCATCCCGGTGATGGCCAAGTCCCGCATCGGCCACTTCGTCGAGGCTCAGGTCCTGCAGTCGCTCGGCGTCGACTACATCGACGAGTCCGAGGTCCTCACCCCGGCCGACGAGGTCAACCACAGCGACAAGTTCGCCTTCACCACGCCGTTCGTCTGCGGCGCCACCAACCTGGGCGAGGCCCTGCGCCGCATCGCCGAGGGCGCGGCCATGATCCGCTCCAAGGGCGAGGCCGGCACCGGCAACGTGGTCGAGGCCGTCCGCCACCTGCGTCAGATCAAGAACGAGATCGCCAAGCTGCGCGGCTTCGACAACAACGAGCTGTACGCCGCCGCCAAGGAGCTGCGCGCCCCGTACGAGCTGGTCAAGGAAGTCTCCGAGCTCGGCAAGCTCCCGGTTGTGCTGTTCTCCGCCGGCGGCGTGGCCACCCCCGCCGACGCCGCGCTGATGCGCCAGCTCGGCGCCGAGGGCGTCTTCGTCGGCTCCGGCATCTTCAAGTCGGGCGACCCGGCCAAGCGCGCCGCCGCCATCGTGAAGGCCACCACCTTCTTCGACGACCCGAAGATCATCGCGGACGCCTCCCGCAACCTGGGCGAGGCCATGGTGGGCATCAACTGCGACACCCTGCCCGAGACCGAGCGCTACGCCAACCGCGGCTGGTAG
- a CDS encoding HIT family protein, whose translation MLHTMTSEPEQQIGVGTQDAFQRLWTPHRMAYIQGENKPTGPGSGDGCPFCSIPAKSDEDGLIIKRGERVYAVLNLYPYNGGHLMVVPYRHVADYTELDAAETAELAELTKQAMTALRTASGAHGFNIGMNQGTVAGAGIAAHLHQHLVPRWGGDTNFMPVVGHTKVLPQLLADTRKMLADAWPRS comes from the coding sequence ATGCTGCACACCATGACGAGTGAGCCGGAGCAGCAGATCGGAGTGGGGACGCAGGACGCGTTCCAGCGCCTGTGGACGCCCCACCGGATGGCGTACATCCAGGGCGAGAACAAGCCGACGGGGCCGGGATCCGGCGACGGGTGCCCGTTCTGCTCGATCCCGGCGAAGTCGGACGAGGACGGCTTGATCATCAAGCGCGGCGAGCGCGTGTACGCGGTGCTCAACCTCTACCCGTACAACGGCGGGCACCTCATGGTCGTGCCCTACCGCCACGTCGCCGACTACACCGAGCTCGACGCGGCGGAGACGGCCGAGCTCGCCGAGCTCACCAAGCAGGCGATGACCGCGCTGCGCACCGCCTCCGGGGCGCACGGGTTCAACATCGGCATGAACCAGGGCACGGTGGCCGGTGCCGGGATCGCCGCCCATCTGCACCAGCACCTCGTGCCGCGCTGGGGCGGCGACACCAATTTCATGCCGGTCGTCGGCCACACCAAGGTGCTGCCCCAACTCCTCGCGGACACCCGCAAGATGCTGGCCGACGCCTGGCCCCGTAGCTAG
- a CDS encoding phosphatidylinositol mannoside acyltransferase, which produces MKDRLTDALYGLGWATVKKLPEPVAGRLGRRIADTVWKRRGKSVLRLESNLARVVPDASPERLAQLSQAGMRSYMRYWMESFRLPAWSKERMKNGFEPQDVHHLTDALASERGVVLALPHMGNYDLAGAWVTTKLATPFTTVAERLKPETLYDRFVAYREGLGMEVLPHTGGSAFGTLARRLRAGGLVCLVADRDLSANGVEVKFFGEPTRMPAGPAMLAQQTGALLLPVTLWYDDTPIMKGRVHPPVDVPETGDRTEKTSVMTQALADAFATGIADHPEDWHMLQRLWLADLEERRP; this is translated from the coding sequence ATGAAGGACAGGCTGACCGACGCGCTGTACGGCCTTGGGTGGGCCACCGTCAAAAAGCTGCCGGAACCGGTCGCGGGCCGGCTCGGCCGCCGCATCGCGGACACCGTCTGGAAGCGGCGCGGAAAGAGCGTGCTGCGCCTTGAGTCCAATCTGGCCAGGGTCGTGCCCGACGCCTCGCCCGAGCGCCTCGCGCAGCTGTCGCAGGCCGGGATGCGCTCGTACATGCGGTACTGGATGGAGTCGTTCCGGCTGCCCGCGTGGAGCAAGGAGCGGATGAAGAACGGCTTCGAGCCGCAGGACGTCCACCACCTGACCGACGCCCTCGCCTCCGAGCGCGGGGTCGTCCTCGCCCTGCCCCACATGGGCAACTACGACCTCGCGGGCGCCTGGGTGACCACCAAGCTGGCCACCCCGTTCACGACGGTCGCCGAACGCCTCAAGCCCGAGACGCTGTACGACCGCTTCGTCGCCTACCGCGAGGGCCTTGGCATGGAGGTGCTGCCGCACACCGGCGGCTCCGCCTTCGGCACGCTGGCACGCCGGTTGCGCGCCGGCGGCCTGGTCTGCCTGGTCGCCGACCGCGATCTGTCGGCGAACGGCGTCGAGGTGAAGTTCTTCGGCGAGCCGACCAGGATGCCCGCAGGACCGGCCATGCTGGCCCAGCAGACCGGTGCGCTGCTGCTGCCCGTGACGCTCTGGTACGACGACACGCCGATCATGAAGGGGCGGGTCCATCCGCCCGTCGACGTGCCCGAGACCGGCGACCGGACCGAGAAGACCTCCGTGATGACGCAGGCGCTGGCCGATGCCTTCGCCACCGGAATCGCCGACCACCCCGAGGACTGGCACATGTTGCAGCGATTGTGGCTGGCCGACCTGGAGGAGCGCAGGCCGTGA
- a CDS encoding glycosyltransferase family 4 protein codes for MKIGIVCPYSWDVPGGVQFHIRDLAEHLIRWGHEVSVLAPADDETPLPPYVVSAGRAVPVPYNGSVARLNFGLLSAARVRRWLHDGTFDVIHIHEPASPSLGLLSCWAAQGPIVATFHTSNPRSRAMIAAYPILQPALEKISARIAVSEYARRTLVEHLGGDAVVIPNGVDVDFFARAEPKPEWQGGTLGFIGRIDEPRKGLPVLMKALPRILAERPEARLLVAGRGDEEEAVDSLPSEMRSRVEFLGMVSDEDKARLLRSVDVYVAPNTGGESFGIILVEALSAGAAVLASDLDAFAQVLDQGAAGDLFANEDADGLADAALRLLSDPARRAELSARGSAHVRRFDWSTVGADILAVYETVTDGAASVAADERPGFRARFGFARD; via the coding sequence GTGAAGATCGGCATCGTGTGCCCGTACTCCTGGGACGTACCGGGCGGAGTGCAGTTCCACATCAGGGACCTGGCGGAGCATCTGATCCGGTGGGGCCACGAGGTGTCGGTACTCGCCCCGGCCGACGACGAGACACCGCTGCCGCCGTACGTCGTCTCGGCGGGCCGGGCCGTCCCGGTCCCGTACAACGGCTCCGTGGCGCGGCTCAACTTCGGGCTCCTGTCGGCCGCGCGGGTGCGCCGCTGGCTGCACGACGGCACCTTCGACGTCATCCACATCCACGAGCCGGCCTCGCCCTCGCTCGGCCTGCTCTCCTGCTGGGCGGCGCAGGGCCCCATCGTGGCGACCTTCCACACCTCCAACCCCCGCTCCCGCGCGATGATCGCGGCCTATCCGATCCTGCAGCCCGCCCTGGAGAAGATCAGCGCGCGGATCGCGGTGAGCGAGTACGCGCGGCGCACCCTGGTGGAGCACCTGGGCGGCGACGCGGTGGTGATCCCCAACGGCGTCGACGTCGACTTCTTCGCCAGGGCCGAGCCGAAGCCCGAGTGGCAGGGGGGCACCCTGGGCTTCATCGGCCGCATCGACGAACCGCGCAAGGGCCTGCCGGTCCTGATGAAGGCGCTGCCCCGCATCCTCGCCGAGCGCCCGGAGGCCCGGCTGCTGGTCGCGGGCCGCGGCGACGAGGAGGAGGCGGTCGACTCCCTGCCGTCCGAGATGCGCTCCCGGGTCGAATTCCTCGGCATGGTCAGCGACGAGGACAAGGCGCGGCTACTGCGCAGTGTGGACGTGTACGTCGCCCCCAACACCGGCGGCGAGAGCTTCGGCATCATCCTGGTCGAGGCGCTCTCGGCGGGCGCCGCGGTCCTCGCCAGCGACCTGGACGCCTTCGCGCAGGTCCTGGACCAGGGCGCGGCGGGCGACCTCTTCGCCAACGAGGACGCCGACGGGCTCGCGGACGCGGCCCTGCGGCTGTTGTCCGACCCGGCCCGCCGAGCCGAACTCAGCGCCCGTGGCTCCGCCCACGTGCGCCGGTTCGACTGGTCGACGGTGGGGGCGGACATCCTCGCGGTGTACGAAACGGTGACGGACGGCGCGGCGTCCGTGGCGGCGGACGAACGCCCGGGGTTCCGGGCGAGGTTCGGGTTCGCGCGCGACTGA
- the ruvB gene encoding Holliday junction branch migration DNA helicase RuvB, with protein sequence MNWEDSSDTADLSATAGPGDRLVGADADGEDTAVEAALRPKDLDEFVGQEKVREQLDLVLRAARARGATADHVLLSGAPGLGKTTLSMIIAAEMGAPIRITSGPAIQHAGDLAAILSSLQEGEVLFLDEIHRMSRPAEEMLYMAMEDFRVDVIVGKGPGATAIPLELPPFTLVGATTRAGLLPPPLRDRFGFTGHMEFYEPSELERVIHRSARLLDVEIDSAGAAEIAGRSRGTPRIANRLLRRVRDYAQVKADGVITPAIASAALGVYEVDARGLDRLDRAVLQALLKLFGGGPVGLSTLAVAVGEERETVEEVAEPFLVREGLLARTPRGRVATPAAWAHLGLVPPQHGGGAPGSGQQGLFGA encoded by the coding sequence ATGAACTGGGAAGACAGCTCCGACACGGCGGATCTGTCCGCGACGGCCGGTCCCGGCGACCGCCTGGTCGGCGCCGACGCCGACGGCGAGGACACCGCCGTCGAGGCCGCGCTGCGCCCGAAGGACCTGGACGAGTTCGTCGGCCAGGAGAAGGTCCGCGAGCAGCTCGACCTGGTGCTGCGCGCCGCCCGCGCCCGCGGCGCCACCGCCGACCACGTCCTGCTCTCCGGCGCGCCCGGCCTCGGCAAGACCACCCTCTCGATGATCATCGCGGCCGAGATGGGCGCCCCGATCCGCATCACCAGTGGCCCCGCCATCCAGCACGCGGGAGACCTCGCCGCGATCCTCTCCTCCCTCCAGGAGGGCGAGGTCCTCTTCCTCGACGAGATCCACCGGATGTCGCGCCCCGCGGAGGAGATGCTCTACATGGCGATGGAGGACTTCCGGGTCGACGTCATCGTCGGCAAGGGCCCCGGAGCCACCGCCATCCCGCTCGAACTGCCGCCCTTCACGCTGGTCGGCGCCACCACCCGGGCCGGTCTGCTGCCGCCCCCGCTGCGCGACCGCTTCGGCTTCACCGGCCACATGGAGTTCTACGAGCCCTCCGAGCTGGAGCGGGTCATCCACCGCTCGGCCCGGCTGCTCGACGTGGAGATCGACTCCGCCGGCGCCGCAGAGATCGCGGGTCGCTCCCGCGGCACCCCGCGCATCGCCAACCGCCTCCTGCGCCGCGTCCGCGACTACGCCCAGGTCAAGGCCGACGGCGTCATCACCCCCGCGATCGCCTCAGCCGCACTGGGGGTCTACGAGGTCGACGCCCGGGGCCTGGACCGCCTGGACCGGGCCGTGCTCCAGGCGCTCCTGAAGCTGTTCGGTGGGGGGCCGGTCGGCCTGTCGACCCTGGCGGTCGCGGTGGGGGAGGAGCGCGAAACGGTGGAGGAGGTGGCCGAGCCCTTCCTGGTGCGCGAGGGCCTGCTCGCCCGCACCCCGCGCGGCCGGGTGGCCACCCCCGCCGCCTGGGCCCACCTCGGTCTCGTACCGCCGCAGCACGGCGGGGGCGCGCCAGGAAGCGGACAACAGGGTCTCTTCGGGGCGTGA
- a CDS encoding YebC/PmpR family DNA-binding transcriptional regulator has protein sequence MSGHSKWATTKHKKAVIDAKRGKLFAKLIKNIEVAARTGGADIDGNPTLFDAVQKAKKQSVPNKNIDSALKRGAGLEAGGADYETIMYEGYGPNGVAVLIECLTDNRNRAASDVRVAMTRNGGSMADPGSVSYLFNRKGVVVLPKGELSEDDVLETVLEAGAEEVNDLGDSFEIISEATDMVAVRTALQQAGIDYDSAEANFVPTMQVELDEEGARKIFKLIDALEDSDDVQNVFANFDVSDEVMEKVDA, from the coding sequence ATGTCCGGCCACTCTAAATGGGCTACGACGAAGCACAAGAAGGCCGTGATCGATGCCAAGCGCGGCAAGCTCTTCGCGAAGCTGATCAAGAACATCGAGGTCGCGGCCCGCACCGGCGGCGCCGACATCGATGGCAACCCGACCCTCTTCGACGCCGTGCAGAAGGCCAAGAAGCAGTCGGTGCCCAACAAGAACATCGACTCCGCGCTCAAGCGCGGTGCCGGTCTCGAAGCGGGCGGTGCCGACTACGAGACGATCATGTACGAGGGTTACGGCCCGAACGGCGTCGCGGTGCTCATCGAGTGCCTCACCGACAACCGCAACCGTGCCGCCTCCGACGTACGTGTAGCGATGACCCGCAACGGCGGCTCGATGGCCGACCCGGGCTCGGTCTCGTACCTGTTCAACCGCAAGGGCGTCGTCGTCCTGCCCAAGGGCGAGCTCTCCGAGGACGACGTCCTGGAGACGGTCCTGGAGGCGGGCGCCGAGGAGGTCAACGACCTCGGCGACTCCTTCGAGATCATCTCCGAGGCCACGGACATGGTCGCGGTCCGTACGGCGCTCCAGCAGGCCGGCATCGACTACGACTCGGCCGAGGCCAACTTCGTCCCGACCATGCAGGTCGAGCTGGACGAAGAGGGCGCGCGGAAGATCTTCAAGCTCATCGACGCGCTGGAGGACAGCGACGACGTGCAGAACGTCTTCGCCAACTTCGACGTCTCCGACGAGGTCATGGAGAAGGTCGACGCGTAG